From Vogesella sp. XCS3, the proteins below share one genomic window:
- the fliF gene encoding flagellar basal-body MS-ring/collar protein FliF — translation MADLVDNAAPAWKVRLNEVLERFKALPNNKKILFFTAVAAVLSIAIALFAFNREPAYKVLFTGLADRDGGQITASLQQMNVPYQISDGGVISVPSDKVYDVRLKLASQGLPKAGGVGFELMDKQKFGISQFAEQVNYQRSIEGELARTIESVGVVETARVHLAMPKQSVFVREQQLPTASVMLSMRGGRILDAGQIAGILHLVSSSVPNLPVRNVSIVDQDGNLLSSLPDLNNASGLDRRQLDYVRQIEADYAKRVEAILEPIFGKGNARAQVTAAVDFAEVEQTSETYRPNSTPNPSATRSQQIVESLGKDASLPSGVPGALTNQPPSAASAPLTLPPGAAPGTATLSGLPMGTASGTTHREITTNYEVDKTIQHTKMPKGNIKRLTAAVVVNYKMVPDANGEAKPTPLTDKESAQIQSLVQEAIGYNKDRGDSVNVVNASFADAVPVSTAKDRALDYLSANAGELIKYGLFALAVLYLLFGVVRPIMRDVAKPPAPDTPEAAEEAAAAAGGRLLAVAGEEGEEGGQAGGEGGGAGGGDGGDPKEQARRQYEAHLQAARDLVKADPRMAAQIIKEWITSDE, via the coding sequence ATGGCTGATCTGGTAGACAACGCTGCGCCTGCCTGGAAAGTGCGCCTGAATGAAGTGCTGGAGCGCTTCAAGGCCCTTCCCAACAATAAAAAAATTCTCTTCTTCACCGCTGTCGCAGCGGTGTTGTCTATTGCTATTGCCCTTTTCGCATTCAATCGCGAACCTGCTTACAAAGTACTGTTTACCGGCCTGGCCGACCGCGATGGTGGCCAGATCACGGCATCGCTGCAACAGATGAACGTGCCTTACCAGATCAGCGATGGCGGTGTGATTTCTGTACCCAGCGACAAGGTCTACGACGTACGCCTCAAGCTGGCAAGCCAAGGCTTGCCCAAGGCGGGTGGGGTGGGTTTTGAGCTGATGGACAAGCAGAAATTCGGCATCAGCCAGTTTGCCGAGCAGGTGAACTACCAACGTTCCATCGAGGGCGAACTGGCTCGAACTATTGAGTCCGTCGGTGTGGTGGAAACCGCCCGCGTACATCTGGCCATGCCCAAGCAAAGCGTGTTTGTACGTGAGCAGCAGTTGCCTACCGCCTCAGTGATGCTGAGCATGCGTGGCGGGCGCATTCTGGATGCCGGCCAGATTGCCGGTATCCTGCATCTGGTTTCCAGCTCGGTACCCAATTTGCCGGTGCGCAATGTGTCCATTGTCGACCAGGATGGCAACCTGTTGTCCAGTCTGCCTGACCTCAATAACGCCTCTGGTCTGGATCGACGCCAGCTGGATTACGTGCGTCAGATCGAAGCCGACTACGCCAAGCGCGTCGAGGCGATTCTGGAGCCCATCTTTGGCAAGGGTAATGCCCGGGCGCAGGTCACTGCCGCAGTAGACTTTGCCGAGGTGGAGCAGACTTCGGAAACCTACCGCCCCAATTCCACGCCCAACCCGTCTGCCACGCGCAGCCAGCAGATTGTCGAATCGCTGGGTAAGGACGCCAGCCTGCCTTCTGGCGTGCCGGGTGCCTTGACGAACCAGCCGCCGTCAGCGGCCTCCGCCCCGCTTACCTTGCCGCCAGGCGCAGCCCCGGGAACGGCGACACTCTCCGGCCTGCCCATGGGTACGGCATCGGGTACCACACATCGGGAAATTACTACCAACTACGAAGTCGACAAGACTATCCAGCACACCAAGATGCCGAAGGGGAATATCAAGCGTCTGACGGCTGCCGTGGTGGTGAACTACAAGATGGTGCCTGACGCCAATGGCGAAGCCAAGCCGACACCGCTGACAGATAAAGAGTCCGCCCAAATCCAGAGCTTGGTACAAGAGGCCATCGGCTATAATAAAGACCGGGGTGATTCGGTTAACGTGGTAAACGCCAGCTTTGCCGATGCCGTGCCGGTAAGTACGGCGAAGGATCGTGCACTGGATTACCTCAGTGCCAATGCGGGTGAGCTCATCAAGTATGGTTTGTTTGCTCTTGCCGTGTTGTATCTGCTGTTTGGTGTAGTGCGCCCCATTATGCGCGATGTGGCCAAGCCACCTGCGCCGGATACGCCCGAGGCCGCAGAAGAAGCCGCAGCTGCAGCAGGTGGTCGTCTGCTGGCTGTGGCGGGTGAAGAAGGTGAAGAGGGCGGCCAGGCTGGCGGCGAAGGGGGTGGTGCCGGTGGTGGCGATGGTGGCGATCCGAAAGAGCAGGCTCGTCGTCAGTACGAGGCGCATTTGCAAGCCGCGCGTGATCTGGTGAAAGCCGACCCGCGCATGGCCGCGCAGATCATTAAAGAATGGATAACGTCAGATGAGTGA
- the fliG gene encoding flagellar motor switch protein FliG, which produces MSDAGIRRSSVLLFSLGQAEAIEVFKYLGPKEVQKLSLAMAGLSNLSHDEVEKVVGQFREECAARANFGATDEYLRNVLVEALGPDKAANLLDKILQGNDHSGIESLKWMDPSSAADLIRNEHPQIIATIMVHLDPDLSSAILAYFPERMRNEVLIRTATLEGVQPQALRELNDVLTQLLSGSDRVKKSAAGGVGMTAEILNFLGSNVEASALSYIREYDPELAQRIQDKMFVFDNILEIDDRSIQTILREVQSDSLVVALKGTSQELKDKIFRNMSSRAAEMLRDDLESKGPVKLSEVEAEQKEILKIVRKLADEGQIVIASKGGDEGLVE; this is translated from the coding sequence ATGAGTGATGCCGGTATTCGTCGCAGCTCGGTGCTGCTGTTCAGTCTGGGTCAGGCTGAGGCTATCGAGGTATTCAAGTACCTGGGGCCGAAAGAAGTGCAAAAGCTCAGCCTGGCCATGGCCGGCTTGAGCAACCTTAGCCACGATGAAGTGGAAAAGGTCGTCGGCCAGTTCCGCGAAGAATGTGCAGCACGTGCGAACTTTGGCGCTACCGACGAGTACCTGCGCAATGTGCTGGTAGAGGCACTGGGCCCGGATAAAGCGGCCAACCTGCTGGACAAGATTTTGCAGGGCAACGATCACAGCGGTATCGAAAGCCTGAAGTGGATGGACCCATCCTCTGCGGCAGACCTGATCCGCAACGAGCACCCGCAGATTATTGCCACCATCATGGTGCACCTGGACCCCGACCTGTCCAGTGCCATTCTGGCCTATTTCCCGGAGCGCATGCGTAACGAGGTGCTGATTCGTACTGCTACCCTGGAGGGCGTACAGCCACAGGCGCTGCGCGAACTGAACGATGTGCTGACCCAATTGCTGTCCGGCTCCGACCGTGTCAAGAAGAGCGCTGCCGGTGGCGTGGGCATGACGGCCGAGATCCTGAACTTTTTGGGTTCCAACGTGGAAGCCTCTGCGCTATCGTATATCCGCGAGTATGACCCCGAGCTGGCGCAGCGCATCCAGGACAAGATGTTTGTATTCGACAACATCCTGGAAATCGACGATCGTTCCATCCAGACCATCCTGCGCGAAGTGCAGTCCGACTCTCTGGTGGTGGCGCTCAAAGGTACCAGCCAGGAGCTCAAGGACAAAATCTTCCGCAATATGTCGTCGCGTGCTGCCGAGATGCTGCGCGACGATCTGGAGTCCAAAGGCCCGGTCAAGTTGTCCGAAGTGGAAGCCGAGCAGAAAGAGATTCTCAAAATTGTGCGCAAGCTAGCCGACGAAGGCCAGATTGTGATTGCAAGCAAAGGTGGAGACGAAGGCCTTGTCGAGTAA
- a CDS encoding FliH/SctL family protein translates to MSSNNIIPAESLGQWQSWRFGEIGAQPAPQPEAIIAANEAPAEGVSALEMPAEEVVEAAETVQEEALPAPAYPTAAELEAIHQEAWQAGFEAGKEEGMQQGQAEGAQQALADAAQQFESYWAPLAQLQQAMETQLQQLGVALSAEVLQLAVGFAEQIVASKIALDRNAVLPVLQAALDELGQGLLQARVRAHPEDLAVIQAFAQERFAGVSWQWVADEAVERGGCVVDTGSVKLDLTLPPRLAALRQALGLPAHD, encoded by the coding sequence TTGTCGAGTAACAACATCATCCCGGCGGAGTCGCTGGGTCAGTGGCAGTCCTGGCGTTTCGGCGAGATCGGGGCGCAGCCCGCCCCGCAGCCGGAAGCCATTATTGCCGCGAATGAAGCCCCCGCAGAGGGGGTTTCTGCTTTGGAGATGCCGGCAGAAGAGGTCGTGGAAGCCGCAGAGACGGTGCAAGAAGAGGCCTTGCCTGCTCCGGCCTACCCGACAGCCGCCGAGTTGGAGGCTATCCACCAGGAGGCCTGGCAGGCCGGGTTTGAAGCAGGCAAAGAAGAAGGCATGCAGCAAGGCCAGGCCGAAGGTGCACAGCAGGCTTTGGCGGATGCTGCCCAGCAGTTCGAGAGCTACTGGGCACCGCTGGCCCAGCTGCAGCAAGCCATGGAAACCCAGCTGCAGCAGCTGGGCGTAGCCTTGTCTGCCGAGGTGCTGCAGTTGGCCGTTGGTTTTGCCGAGCAGATTGTTGCCAGCAAGATTGCGCTGGATCGCAATGCCGTGCTGCCTGTGCTGCAGGCGGCGCTGGATGAGTTGGGGCAGGGCCTGCTGCAGGCACGTGTGCGAGCGCATCCGGAAGACCTGGCCGTGATACAGGCTTTTGCACAAGAGCGTTTTGCCGGGGTGAGTTGGCAGTGGGTGGCAGATGAGGCGGTAGAGCGCGGTGGCTGCGTGGTGGATACCGGCAGCGTCAAGCTGGACCTGACGCTGCCGCCAAGGTTGGCCGCATTGCGTCAGGCATTGGGGTTGCCCGCGCATGATTGA
- the fliI gene encoding flagellar protein export ATPase FliI, whose product MIDLLQSQRSYLAACQQTIANTPAWLPEGQLTRVTGLVMEAVGLRLPVGSACEVHIAQGHMVEAEVVGFAGDKLFLMPVANIQGLLPGTPVRPSRSIQPPAYGQQQVRAEVNGPLGRQVPVGLSLLGRVLDSLGRPLDGKGQIFPEAYFPLYSQPLNPLQRTPVRHVLDVGVKAINGLLTVGRGQRLGLFAGSGVGKSVLLGMMARYTRADVVVVGLIGERGREVKDFIEHILGEEGLARSVVVAAPADMPPLMRLHGAAYATALAEYYRAQGLDVLLLMDSVTRYAMAQREIALAIGEPPVSKGYPPSVFAKLPQLIERAGNGEAGGGSITAFYTVLSEGDDQQDPIADSARAILDGHFVLSRELAESGHYPAIDIEQSISRVMVDVVPREHMDSARRFKQLFSRYQRSRDLISVGAYVPGSDPMLDEAIRLHTRLTGFLTQAQHENVDAGMTTLLLNDVLAG is encoded by the coding sequence ATGATTGACTTGCTGCAAAGCCAGCGTAGCTACCTGGCGGCGTGCCAGCAGACCATCGCCAATACGCCGGCCTGGTTGCCAGAGGGGCAGCTTACCCGCGTTACCGGCCTGGTGATGGAGGCGGTTGGCCTGCGTTTGCCGGTGGGCAGTGCGTGTGAAGTACACATTGCCCAGGGCCACATGGTAGAAGCCGAGGTAGTCGGTTTTGCCGGTGACAAGCTGTTTTTGATGCCGGTGGCCAATATTCAGGGTTTGTTGCCGGGTACGCCGGTGCGACCATCGCGCAGCATCCAGCCTCCAGCCTACGGGCAGCAGCAGGTAAGGGCCGAGGTGAATGGTCCGCTGGGTCGCCAGGTGCCGGTGGGTTTGAGTCTGCTGGGGCGTGTGCTGGACTCGCTGGGCCGCCCGCTGGATGGCAAAGGGCAGATTTTTCCCGAGGCTTACTTCCCCTTGTACAGCCAGCCGTTGAATCCCTTGCAACGTACGCCGGTGCGCCACGTGTTGGACGTTGGTGTGAAGGCCATCAACGGCCTGCTGACGGTTGGCCGCGGCCAACGTCTGGGCCTGTTTGCCGGCTCGGGTGTGGGTAAGTCGGTGCTGCTGGGCATGATGGCCCGTTATACCCGTGCCGATGTCGTGGTGGTGGGCTTGATCGGCGAGCGGGGGCGCGAGGTGAAGGACTTCATCGAGCACATCCTGGGTGAAGAGGGTTTGGCGCGTTCGGTCGTGGTGGCGGCGCCGGCCGACATGCCGCCGCTGATGCGCTTGCACGGTGCCGCCTACGCTACGGCGCTGGCCGAGTACTACCGTGCACAGGGGCTGGATGTGCTGTTGTTGATGGATTCGGTTACCCGTTACGCCATGGCGCAGCGTGAAATTGCGCTGGCCATTGGCGAGCCGCCGGTCAGCAAAGGCTACCCGCCGTCGGTATTCGCCAAGCTGCCACAGCTGATCGAGCGTGCCGGTAATGGCGAAGCAGGGGGCGGCTCCATTACGGCCTTCTATACCGTGCTGTCCGAGGGTGACGACCAGCAAGACCCGATTGCAGACTCCGCACGTGCCATTCTGGATGGCCACTTTGTGCTATCGCGCGAGCTGGCCGAATCCGGCCACTATCCGGCTATCGATATCGAGCAATCCATCTCGCGCGTGATGGTGGATGTGGTGCCGCGCGAGCATATGGACAGCGCCCGCCGCTTCAAGCAGCTGTTCTCCCGCTACCAGCGCAGCCGTGACCTGATTAGCGTGGGCGCCTATGTGCCCGGCTCGGACCCGATGCTGGATGAAGCCATACGCTTGCATACCCGGCTCACCGGCTTTCTGACCCAGGCGCAGCACGAAAACGTGGATGCCGGCATGACCACGCTGTTGCTGAACGACGTGCTGGCTGGCTAA
- the fliJ gene encoding flagellar export protein FliJ codes for MSKFALLVRLATDRMDAAAERMRKAQLAHAQAENTLEQIKGYISDYQQRMLALGQTGTSVAQWADYRLFLQKLDDAREQQSREVDRSMQRFLMEKQAWLQQRKQLKSYEVLQEREKARLALRQRRQEQKALDEFAARPKPQ; via the coding sequence ATGAGCAAATTTGCCTTGTTGGTACGCCTGGCAACCGACCGTATGGATGCGGCGGCGGAGCGCATGCGCAAGGCGCAATTGGCGCACGCCCAGGCTGAAAACACGCTGGAGCAGATCAAAGGCTATATCAGCGACTACCAGCAACGCATGCTGGCGCTGGGGCAGACCGGTACCAGCGTGGCGCAATGGGCAGACTACCGACTGTTTTTGCAAAAGCTGGACGATGCGCGTGAGCAGCAAAGCCGGGAGGTAGATCGTAGCATGCAGCGTTTTCTGATGGAAAAGCAGGCTTGGCTGCAGCAGCGTAAACAGCTGAAATCCTATGAGGTGCTGCAAGAGCGCGAAAAAGCCCGTCTTGCATTACGCCAGCGGCGGCAAGAACAAAAAGCGCTAGACGAATTTGCCGCCAGGCCCAAGCCGCAATAA
- a CDS encoding flagellar hook-length control protein FliK: protein MSFSLKPVSHSAAAAVASPAAAMPAAAGSAAAAGDSLFASLFAGQLGEGGQGMQADLSSMLGLPAAAPASLLPATPAAPADAAEQTLAAPPAATDAAMMMQMSGLLQPPAALPPPVQEKQVLPALADTAREQQQDQPEPADQALLAAQAGMAALPVAAQQVVPASPLASQSDPAAAAPVAAQEIVRTAMPSLAPALLKPDTVAPRRDAASLPPAAASEVTKLLAEKGGQATVLPPAQTVAALAQQTGQQSGFAARDDSPLQTVAVPAQGKADILPADVRLMFRKEMQQAGLAQQAASTSALEAADMVAGQRQILPPVLTSAVPAMATQEWRIDPPMARTAEWQTAFGEKVGSMVSMKLDSASIQVSPENLGPLDISIRFDGQEQATISVVAATPEAKSIVESSLPQLSRMLEQSGIQLGSTQVSTQQQAHQQAQQQAQEQARQQEGRQGHRQGHQVGREPVLPEAELARTGTTTRQNGLSIHA from the coding sequence ATGAGCTTCTCCTTGAAACCCGTATCACACAGTGCCGCTGCTGCGGTTGCCAGCCCGGCTGCGGCCATGCCCGCTGCGGCAGGCTCGGCGGCTGCGGCCGGCGATAGCCTGTTTGCCAGCTTGTTTGCCGGGCAGCTTGGGGAGGGCGGGCAGGGCATGCAGGCTGACTTGAGCAGTATGCTGGGTTTGCCAGCGGCAGCCCCGGCATCGCTGCTGCCGGCCACCCCTGCGGCACCGGCAGACGCGGCCGAGCAAACGTTGGCCGCACCGCCTGCTGCGACAGACGCTGCGATGATGATGCAGATGTCCGGCTTGTTGCAGCCGCCTGCGGCATTGCCCCCGCCGGTGCAGGAAAAGCAGGTTTTACCGGCGCTGGCCGATACCGCGCGGGAGCAACAGCAAGACCAGCCGGAACCGGCCGACCAGGCTTTGCTGGCCGCGCAGGCTGGCATGGCTGCGCTACCGGTAGCGGCGCAGCAAGTTGTGCCAGCCAGCCCGCTTGCTAGCCAGTCTGACCCGGCTGCCGCTGCGCCGGTGGCCGCCCAGGAAATTGTCCGTACCGCCATGCCATCGCTCGCGCCGGCTCTGCTCAAGCCCGACACCGTTGCGCCCCGGCGTGATGCGGCAAGCTTGCCCCCTGCAGCAGCATCAGAAGTGACCAAGTTGCTAGCGGAGAAGGGGGGGCAGGCAACTGTGCTGCCGCCAGCACAAACGGTAGCTGCACTGGCACAGCAAACTGGTCAGCAAAGTGGCTTTGCTGCCCGTGACGACTCGCCGCTGCAGACTGTCGCCGTACCGGCACAGGGTAAGGCCGATATTCTTCCTGCAGATGTCCGCCTGATGTTCCGCAAGGAAATGCAGCAGGCTGGCTTGGCTCAGCAGGCTGCCAGCACCTCGGCACTCGAGGCGGCAGATATGGTGGCCGGCCAGCGGCAAATCTTGCCGCCTGTGCTGACAAGCGCCGTGCCTGCCATGGCCACTCAAGAATGGCGTATTGACCCCCCCATGGCGCGCACGGCCGAGTGGCAAACTGCCTTTGGTGAAAAAGTGGGTAGTATGGTGAGCATGAAGCTGGATAGTGCTTCGATTCAGGTTTCGCCAGAAAACCTGGGGCCGCTGGATATTTCGATTCGCTTCGATGGCCAGGAACAAGCCACCATTTCTGTGGTAGCTGCCACGCCCGAGGCCAAGTCGATTGTAGAGAGCAGCCTGCCACAGCTGTCGCGCATGCTGGAACAAAGTGGTATCCAGCTGGGTAGCACCCAGGTGTCGACCCAGCAGCAAGCCCATCAACAAGCTCAGCAGCAGGCGCAGGAACAGGCCCGACAGCAAGAGGGCAGGCAAGGGCACCGGCAGGGTCATCAGGTCGGCCGTGAGCCGGTATTGCCCGAGGCCGAGCTGGCACGCACTGGCACCACTACACGCCAAAACGGCCTGAGTATTCACGCTTGA
- the fliL gene encoding flagellar basal body-associated protein FliL, translating into MAEKEKKEDPKAAAAGAPAPAGGNKKLMIIVIVLLVLVLAAVGGLGAYLFLGQKHAAEAAAAGGAHGAAAAEQEAPKKKEKKEGPPIFEKVEPFVVNLSGGPTAPMLQLEMQAELLDEHAKTNFKAYMPKIRSAVILLLSSKTEEDVASAEGKVKLRAQIKRIMNESMDAAEEEPVDSVLFTSFIIQQQ; encoded by the coding sequence ATGGCTGAAAAAGAGAAAAAAGAAGACCCGAAAGCAGCAGCTGCAGGGGCACCGGCACCTGCCGGTGGCAATAAAAAGCTGATGATTATCGTGATTGTTCTTTTGGTTCTGGTGCTGGCTGCCGTTGGTGGTTTGGGTGCCTACTTGTTCCTGGGCCAGAAACATGCAGCCGAAGCGGCCGCAGCTGGCGGTGCGCATGGCGCAGCAGCGGCCGAGCAAGAAGCTCCCAAGAAAAAAGAGAAAAAAGAAGGCCCGCCGATTTTCGAGAAAGTTGAACCCTTCGTGGTCAACCTGTCTGGCGGCCCTACTGCGCCAATGTTGCAGCTGGAAATGCAGGCCGAGTTGCTGGACGAACACGCCAAGACCAACTTCAAGGCATACATGCCCAAGATTCGTAGCGCCGTGATTCTGCTGCTCTCCTCCAAAACCGAAGAAGACGTCGCCTCCGCCGAGGGTAAGGTGAAGCTGCGCGCGCAGATCAAACGCATCATGAACGAGTCCATGGATGCGGCCGAAGAAGAGCCGGTGGACAGCGTCCTGTTTACTTCTTTCATTATCCAGCAGCAGTAA
- the fliM gene encoding flagellar motor switch protein FliM codes for MADEILSQEEVDALLRGVTGEEDDESGGADSGAVRSYDIGRQERIVRGRMPTLEIINERFARNLRIGFFNFIRRNAEISVGPVRVQKYSEFIRNLVVPTNLNLVHIKPLRGTGLLIFDPDLVFLVVDNLFGSDGRFHVRVEGRDFTPTEQRIIQKMLEVVFTEYQKAWEPVYPIEFSYLRSEMNTQFANIATPTEVVVAVTFHIELGAGGGDFHVCLPYSMVEPLRDILASTMQADRTEVDNRWVNLMQRQVQAAEVELVATLATAKISLGQILNLKEGDVVMVDIPEKIVADVSGIPVLECSYGTVTGNYALKVDAILAGAHDLADLPNGENEDG; via the coding sequence ATGGCTGATGAAATCCTGTCCCAGGAAGAGGTAGACGCGCTATTACGAGGCGTTACCGGGGAAGAGGACGACGAAAGTGGTGGTGCGGACAGTGGCGCGGTCCGGTCGTATGATATCGGCCGGCAAGAGCGTATTGTCCGTGGCCGCATGCCAACGCTCGAGATCATCAACGAGCGTTTTGCGCGTAACCTGCGCATCGGTTTCTTCAACTTTATCCGCCGTAATGCCGAGATTTCGGTCGGCCCGGTCCGGGTGCAGAAGTACAGCGAATTCATACGTAACCTGGTGGTGCCTACCAACCTGAACCTGGTTCACATCAAGCCGCTGCGCGGTACCGGCTTGCTGATTTTTGACCCGGATCTGGTGTTTCTGGTGGTAGATAACCTGTTTGGTAGTGACGGCCGCTTCCACGTGCGGGTAGAGGGGCGTGACTTTACGCCTACCGAGCAACGCATCATCCAGAAAATGCTGGAAGTGGTGTTTACCGAATACCAGAAAGCCTGGGAGCCGGTATACCCGATCGAGTTTTCCTATCTGCGTTCCGAGATGAACACCCAGTTCGCCAACATCGCCACGCCGACCGAGGTGGTGGTCGCGGTGACGTTCCATATCGAGCTGGGTGCGGGTGGCGGCGATTTTCACGTTTGCCTGCCATACTCGATGGTAGAGCCGCTGCGTGACATCCTGGCCAGTACCATGCAGGCTGACCGAACCGAGGTGGATAACCGCTGGGTCAACCTGATGCAGCGCCAGGTGCAGGCTGCCGAGGTCGAGCTGGTGGCTACACTGGCAACCGCCAAGATCAGCCTGGGCCAGATCCTGAACCTGAAAGAAGGGGATGTGGTCATGGTGGATATACCGGAAAAAATTGTCGCAGACGTGTCGGGTATCCCTGTGCTGGAGTGCAGCTATGGCACGGTTACCGGTAACTACGCACTGAAAGTAGATGCAATCCTGGCCGGCGCGCACGATCTGGCCGACCTGCCAAATGGAGAGAACGAAGATGGCTGA
- the fliN gene encoding flagellar motor switch protein FliN — translation MAEEQAFDPDSIAGAVDDSSDAGVMDDWAAAMAEQEVAESAAAAEVKTASSLFQDFSGATGAQSVPQNLDMILDIPVQLTVELGRTKIAIRNLLQLAQGSVVELDGLAGEPMDVLVNGCLIAQGEVVVVNDRFGIRLTDIITPAERIRRLQK, via the coding sequence ATGGCTGAAGAACAAGCCTTTGACCCGGATTCTATTGCTGGTGCTGTAGACGATAGCAGTGACGCAGGTGTCATGGACGACTGGGCGGCCGCTATGGCCGAGCAGGAAGTGGCGGAAAGTGCAGCTGCTGCCGAGGTAAAGACCGCCAGCTCGCTGTTCCAGGATTTCTCCGGCGCCACCGGTGCGCAGTCGGTACCGCAGAATCTGGACATGATTCTGGATATTCCGGTACAGCTTACGGTCGAGCTGGGGCGTACCAAGATTGCGATCCGCAACCTGCTGCAACTGGCGCAAGGCTCGGTGGTGGAGCTGGACGGCCTGGCCGGTGAGCCCATGGACGTGCTGGTAAACGGTTGCCTGATTGCACAGGGCGAGGTGGTGGTGGTGAACGACCGCTTCGGTATCCGCCTCACCGATATCATTACGCCTGCCGAGCGTATTCGCCGCCTGCAAAAATGA
- the fliO gene encoding flagellar biosynthetic protein FliO, whose translation MKLKSTLCVLLASPAWAAPPVEGPSPFWSMVQMVFGLLLVLGLIFAAAWLFRRFTMGSMLGRFQPARVVSGVMVGPHERVVIVELGGEWLVLGVTSRSVNLLKTMDKPPQADAANVAAVTPPFAQWLAAAIEKSRKRQGGEGE comes from the coding sequence ATGAAACTGAAATCTACGCTGTGCGTTTTGCTAGCCAGCCCGGCCTGGGCGGCCCCTCCGGTAGAGGGGCCTTCGCCTTTCTGGAGCATGGTGCAGATGGTGTTTGGCCTGCTGCTGGTGCTGGGGCTAATTTTTGCTGCGGCCTGGCTGTTCCGCCGCTTTACCATGGGCAGCATGCTGGGGCGCTTTCAGCCCGCTCGCGTGGTGAGCGGGGTCATGGTGGGCCCGCATGAACGCGTGGTGATTGTCGAGCTGGGGGGCGAGTGGCTGGTATTGGGCGTTACTTCCCGCAGTGTCAACCTGCTGAAAACCATGGATAAACCGCCGCAGGCCGATGCGGCCAACGTGGCGGCTGTTACGCCGCCATTTGCACAATGGTTGGCCGCAGCCATAGAAAAAAGCCGTAAGCGCCAAGGGGGCGAGGGCGAATGA
- the fliP gene encoding flagellar type III secretion system pore protein FliP (The bacterial flagellar biogenesis protein FliP forms a type III secretion system (T3SS)-type pore required for flagellar assembly.), translating to MKRKFWLAMLLSLVLPVSAWAAGLPMMNSTPAPGGGQNYSLSLQMLLFMTGLGFIPAMTLMMTAFTRIVIVLSLLRQALGTMQSPPNQVLIGLALFLTIFVMTPTLDQVYNKAWVPLSEDRISFQQAAEEAATPMKAFMLSQTREKDLQFFIEISQSPAPASKADVSLKTLVPAFVVSELKTAFQIGFMVFIPFLIIDLVVASILMAMGMMMVSPVIISLPFKMMLFVLVDGWALVMGSLVQSFAAK from the coding sequence ATGAAAAGAAAGTTCTGGCTGGCGATGCTGCTGTCGCTGGTATTGCCGGTAAGCGCGTGGGCAGCAGGCCTGCCCATGATGAACAGCACCCCAGCGCCGGGCGGTGGGCAAAACTATTCGCTCAGCCTGCAGATGCTGTTGTTCATGACGGGCTTGGGCTTTATCCCCGCCATGACGCTGATGATGACGGCGTTCACGCGCATCGTGATCGTGCTGTCGCTGCTGCGCCAGGCTCTGGGTACCATGCAGTCGCCACCGAACCAGGTACTGATCGGCCTGGCATTGTTCCTGACCATCTTCGTGATGACCCCCACGCTGGACCAGGTTTATAACAAAGCCTGGGTGCCGCTGTCGGAAGACCGCATCAGCTTCCAGCAGGCAGCCGAAGAGGCCGCCACCCCGATGAAGGCGTTCATGCTGTCGCAGACGCGCGAGAAAGATTTGCAGTTCTTTATCGAGATATCGCAGTCACCCGCGCCGGCCAGCAAGGCTGATGTGTCACTGAAAACCCTGGTGCCGGCTTTTGTGGTCAGCGAGCTGAAAACGGCTTTCCAGATCGGCTTTATGGTCTTTATCCCGTTTCTGATTATCGACCTGGTGGTGGCCAGCATCCTGATGGCCATGGGTATGATGATGGTGTCGCCGGTCATTATTTCCCTGCCGTTCAAGATGATGCTGTTCGTGCTGGTAGACGGCTGGGCACTGGTAATGGGCTCGCTGGTACAGAGCTTTGCCGCCAAGTAG
- the fliQ gene encoding flagellar biosynthesis protein FliQ, with translation MTPETVINLVQNALFVLILVSAPPLAVSLLVGLLVSILQAATQINEMTLTFIPKLLAMFLVLVLAGPWMMTTLLDYMTRLFQSIPSVIG, from the coding sequence ATGACCCCTGAAACCGTCATTAACCTGGTGCAAAACGCGCTGTTTGTGCTGATTCTGGTATCGGCGCCGCCGCTTGCGGTGTCGCTGCTGGTGGGTTTGCTGGTCAGCATCCTGCAAGCGGCTACCCAGATCAACGAAATGACGCTGACTTTCATCCCCAAGCTACTGGCCATGTTTCTGGTGCTGGTGCTGGCCGGGCCGTGGATGATGACTACCCTGCTGGACTACATGACACGCCTGTTCCAGAGCATTCCCAGCGTTATCGGCTAA